A section of the Bacillus sp. HSf4 genome encodes:
- the nikA gene encoding nickel ABC transporter substrate-binding protein, giving the protein MFSGRISLKIKITFLSILVFSILLAGCTNAENSTETKDHNNMITMAWPRDIGELNPHVYNPSQLFAQSMVYEPLVTYEAGGKLKPHLAKSWDISDDGKVYTFHLRKDVKFSDGTAFNAKIVKRNVDSILKHTELHSWLGFITKIAQTEVIDDHTFQLTLTEPYYPTIQELAVVRPVRFLGEAGFPKDGDTSKGVEKPVGTGPWVLEEYKADEYAVFKRNEHYWGEKPKVEKIKVKVIPDAETRVLAFEKGELDLIYGEGVISLDAYKQLQSTGKYETSLSEPVATRQLVMNTKKEQLSDERVRQALHYGFNKDAMVEGITSGLEEKADYILPTTFPYTSDIDVKPVKYDIEKAKELLDAAGWKLSNGKTVREKDGKPLEFSLMYDSAESIQKTMAETLQAEWAAIGVKLNLEGVELATQVKRFKANEFDMNFFSNYGAPYDPHTFLNIVASKGFGFNEAISAYPNKEKLLKQMSKVPQTTDAKERQELYSSILKSLQEQGAIVPISYIKKTAIYQKNITNFTFPANRDEHPFTGIRIKQ; this is encoded by the coding sequence ATGTTTAGCGGAAGGATTAGTTTGAAAATTAAAATTACTTTCTTATCGATACTCGTCTTTTCAATCTTATTAGCTGGATGTACAAACGCAGAAAATTCAACAGAGACGAAAGATCATAACAATATGATCACAATGGCTTGGCCAAGAGATATAGGCGAACTGAATCCCCATGTCTATAATCCTTCTCAATTGTTTGCCCAGTCGATGGTATATGAACCTTTGGTCACTTATGAAGCGGGCGGAAAGCTTAAACCGCATTTAGCAAAATCATGGGATATATCTGATGACGGCAAAGTGTATACGTTTCATTTGCGTAAGGATGTCAAATTTTCAGATGGAACAGCGTTTAATGCAAAAATCGTGAAAAGGAATGTTGATTCCATTTTAAAACATACAGAGCTGCACAGCTGGTTGGGGTTTATCACAAAAATAGCTCAAACGGAAGTGATCGATGATCATACATTTCAATTGACGCTGACTGAACCATATTACCCAACCATTCAGGAGCTGGCAGTTGTTCGGCCGGTTCGGTTTTTAGGAGAAGCTGGATTCCCTAAGGATGGCGATACATCAAAAGGTGTCGAAAAACCGGTGGGAACGGGTCCATGGGTATTGGAAGAGTATAAAGCTGATGAATATGCGGTTTTTAAACGCAATGAACATTATTGGGGCGAAAAGCCAAAAGTCGAGAAAATCAAGGTGAAAGTCATCCCAGACGCAGAAACAAGGGTGCTGGCATTTGAAAAAGGTGAACTGGACCTCATTTACGGTGAAGGCGTCATCAGTTTGGATGCATACAAGCAGCTGCAATCGACAGGTAAATATGAAACAAGCCTTTCTGAACCAGTGGCGACGAGACAGCTTGTCATGAATACGAAAAAAGAACAGCTTTCAGATGAACGGGTGCGCCAAGCCCTTCATTATGGTTTTAATAAAGACGCCATGGTCGAAGGTATCACCTCAGGGTTAGAAGAAAAAGCAGATTATATTTTGCCGACAACCTTCCCATACACGTCTGATATTGATGTAAAACCAGTAAAATATGATATTGAAAAAGCGAAAGAGCTGTTAGATGCTGCAGGCTGGAAGCTTTCGAACGGAAAGACGGTGCGTGAGAAAGACGGAAAGCCGCTTGAATTTAGTTTAATGTATGATTCAGCAGAATCCATTCAAAAAACAATGGCAGAAACCCTGCAAGCAGAATGGGCAGCGATCGGGGTAAAGTTGAATCTTGAAGGAGTAGAATTGGCAACTCAAGTAAAACGGTTTAAAGCGAATGAGTTTGATATGAACTTCTTTAGCAACTATGGTGCGCCTTATGACCCGCATACATTTTTAAACATTGTCGCGTCAAAAGGATTTGGATTTAATGAAGCGATCTCAGCCTATCCAAACAAAGAGAAGTTATTGAAGCAGATGTCAAAGGTCCCTCAAACAACTGATGCAAAAGAGCGGCAAGAGCTTTATTCATCTATTTTAAAATCTCTTCAAGAACAAGGAGCCATCGTTCCGATCTCTTATATTAAAAAGACAGCGATCTATCAAAAGAATATCACCAACTTTACTTTCCCTGCTAACCGTGACGAACATCCGTTTACA